The Dehalococcoidia bacterium region CCGCAAGGTGTACAACCACCTGGCGGCGCACCTACGCGACGCCCGCCGCGAACCCCCCGGCCTAAGGCGCTGACGCTGCCTCCGAGGCAGCGCCGGCAGGCTCCGCTTCCCGCCGGCGACCCCACGGGAGGCTCCACGGCAGGCCGGCGGCGGCGCGCACGCCGATATCGCGTCGTTCGAACGCCCATACGGCGGCAGCCGTGAAGGCGGCGAAGAGCGCCATCAACACCGCAACCTTGGGCCAGTCCATGCCGTTCGTAAGGACGGTCGTGGTGGCGGCGTAGTGGAAGGGAGAGAGCCATCGCAGCGGCTCCAGAAGGTCCACCAGGGAGGCGAGGTAATTCAGCATGAACGTGGCGACCGCGAGCGCGGTCGCCACGCCTGTTGCCTGCCCCCGGCTCGGGAGCGAGACGCTCGCCATCAGCGAGAACGCGCCGAAGAACAACGTGATTGGCATCAAGTTCAGGGTGGCGATTACGAGGTCGACCTCGGAGACTTCGATGTCGGTGAACGGCGTGCTCAGCGCCCAGCCCAGGATCGTCAGCAGGACGATGCCAAGCGTCCCCGCGACGAAGGCGGCCAGCTTTTCGAAGAGAAGCCGTGTGCGGCTGAGCGGCTGGGACAGGAGGAGGTCCATCGTACCCGCTGCCTCCTCTCCGGCCAGCATGTTCGTGCCCTGCATGATCGCGAAGATTACGAGCAGGATCGGCGCCCAGCTGAAGAACTCGGCGGTGAGAAAACCCTCCGCCGTCCGGTAGTCCGCCGACTCGCCCAGGAATGCTTCGAACGCCTCCGGGATGTCGAAGTCGGCCAGTTGCTCCCGATAGCTCGGATATACGTAGACAACGAGCGCAGCCAGCAGGGCGAAGCCGAGGCCGTACCAGAAGACTTGCCAGCGGAGGTCTCGAAGGCCCTTGCCGAATACGCTAAGTGGCACTCGGAACCTCCGGCTGGTTGTCGTGGTAGTAGGCGAGAAACACCTGCTCCAGGCTTGGCTGCTCGGTCCGCAGGTCCACGACCTCGAAGCGTGCTATCGCTTTGAGGGCAGTGTCGATGGCGTCGCGGACTTCCAGGTGGACGACCGGGCCGCGGCGCTCCACCTCCCGTACTCCCGGCAGGTCGAACGCGCCCGGCGGTACGGGTGCCGCGAACGTGACCTCAAGGATATGAAGCGAGCGGCCCTTGAGGGCCCCAACTTCCTCCACCGCAACCATGCGCCCGGCCCGAATGAAGCCCACGTGGTCGCAAAGGTTCTCGACCTCGGAGAGGACGTGAGACGAGAAGAAGACCGTTCGCCCAGCACTGACGTGGTCCCGTAGCAGCAATGCCACCTCCTCCTGCACGAGCGGGTCGAGGCCGCTGGTCGGCTCGTCCAGGACCAGTACTTCCGGCTGGTGCATCATCGCCAGCACCAACCCGAGTTTCTGCTTGTTTCCCTTCGACAGAGAGCCGACCTGCTTCGTCGGGTCGAGGTCGAGCCTGTCCAGCAAGCGGCGCCGGTAGGCGGCGTCAACAGCGCCTTGCCGCAGCGACGTGAACAGCTCAATTGTCTGAGCGCCGGTCAGGCCCTCGTATAGCCTAAGGTCGCCGGGGAGGTAGCCGGCGCGCCGCCTGACCTCGATGGAGTCGCGTCGGCTGTCCAGGCCGCACAGCATCGCCCGTCCCCCGTTAGGCCGGATGAGGTCCAGCAGACAGCGGATTGCGGTGGTCTTGCCCGCGCCGTTTGGCCCCAGGAACCCGAAGATGACGCCGCGGTTCACGGTGAGATCGACTGCGTCGAGCGCCCGCACGGGTCCGTATGTCTTTGTCAGCGCTTCAAACCGGATAGCCGGCGCCTGGTCCATGCATTGACCTTACGCCCCGCGCGAAACTCGGTGCGAGTGCCTCAAGTCCTTCTTTGGTGGGCGATAAGGCTGGAAAGCTCGGCAGCCGCGGCGCGCGGGTCCCTGGCGCCACACACGGCGCTGATCACGGCGACGCCGTCGGCGCCCGCCGCCATGACCTCGCGCACGTTTCCCGAGTTGATGCCGCCGATACCGAAGACGGGGACGCTGACCGCCGCTTTCACCTCGGCGAGCCGCTGAGGCGAGGCGCCCCGGGTCCACCTCTTCGTCATCGTGCCGAAGATGTCCCCCACTGCCACGTACGTCGCCCCGTCCGCCTCGGCGCGACGCGCCTCCTCGACATTGTTCGTGGAGGCCCCGACCACGAAGCCGGCCGGCACGATGCGCCGCACGTCCGCGACCGGGAGGTCCTTCTGGCCCACGTGCACGCCGACCAGGCCAGCGGCCGGCCTTCCCGCCGAGCCGGCCCCGGGCACCCTCCGCGCGCTAGCTGCCAGCACCAGGGCAAGGTCCGCATGGTCGTTGATGATCAACGGGACCCCGCGCGCTGTGCACTCGCGCAGGATTCCCCTGACGTCGTCCAACTGCAAGCCCTTCTCGCGGGCCTTGTCGCGCCATTGGAGCATCGAGGCGCCGCCTTCGAGCGCCATACGGGCGACGTCGACGGGGCTCCTGCCCATGCATGCCTCGGGGTCGACAATCACGTACAGCCCGCCGGGCGCGCTCATGTTCCCTTCCTGGCCCGAATGGAGTTCCGGAACCCGTCCAGGTCCTTCACTCCTTCCGCCAGCACGGCGTCGTATATGTCCTTCGACGAGTAGGCGCTGCGGTATAGCGGGTCGGTCCACACTGCGTTCTTGATCGAGAGGATCGCGGCGCGGGTCTCCGGAGAAAGACCGGCCTGGACCCACGCCACGTAGGGGGAGCGCCTGTCCATCTCTGCCCGTTCCATCGCCCACAGGTCGATTTTCCAGCCGCTCTCAGCCGGCAGGTGTATTCCCCAGTACAGGCCTAGCGGCAGGCCGTCGGTGTTCAGAAGGCGCTCGTCGCGGAAGCTCATCCTCGCCGGCCGGAGGCTCGCAGCTATCTCCCGGCCGAGCTCGAAGAACCGCGAGACGTCGAGGTTCTCGACCAGCAGCTCGACATCCAGATCGCGCCAGACCATGAGGTCCAGCGCATAGCTGCCCGTCACTTTCGGCCGGCCGTAACGGCCGAGAAGATCCAGGAGGCGCGTCTGCGCTAACAACCGCCCGCATTCAGCCCTGAGCGCCCGGGCTGTGTCCTCCAGTTCGCTCGCCCCGGCCGTCATCGTTGGCGCCGGCCTCCCTCGTAAGCCGGCGATCTGCTACGCTTCGCCGCGGACAAAGGGAAAGGCTTCGTAACCATGCCTCTACTCGACATAACAAGCTTCCTGGGCGAGCTCGACAAGGTGCTCGAAGACCCTGCGTGGCTGTTCTTCGGACTGGTGGGCGGCGTGGGCCTCCTCGGCCTGCTCGCCATCATGCTCCTGTACCCCTTCTCCAGCGACAGCGACCAGACCACGAGCTCCTAGCGGGACGTAAACCGCGGCGGCCTGTTCTCCGCGAAAGCCCGCGGCCCCTCGCGCGCGTCCTCGGTCGACTGCACGATGGCCATGGCGTGCGCTGCCTGCTCCAGCGACTCTAGCAGGGTGCTGTCCAGTCCCCGGTACACCAGGCGCTTGGAAAGCTGGATAGCGACCGCCGGCCCCTCCACCAGCCGGCGCGCGAAGGCCATCGTTTCCTCCATAAGCTTGTCGGCCGGGACGACCTTAGTCACGTAACCGATGCGCAGCGCCTCCTGGGCATCGATGATGTCCGTAGTCCAGATCAGCTCCAGCGCCTTCTGCAGGCCGACGATGCGCGGCAGGTACCAGCAGCCACCATCGCCCGGGATGAGGCCGACGCGGGCGTAGGTCATGCCGAAGCGCGCGTTCTCGGAGGCGATGCGTATGTCGCACTGGCTCGCCATGTCCATGCCGGCGCCCACTGCCGCCCCGTTGATCGCGCCGATGTAGGGCTTGTCGAGCAGGGCGACGGCGCGCGGCACCGCCTGGACCCCGTCGCGCAGCCAGTTGCGCTGCGCCGCTGCTGAGACCGTCGTTTCCGTCGAGGCCGCCACCTCAGCCACGCCGGAGCCGCCCCGGAGGTCGGCGCCGGCGCAGAACCCCCGGCCCGCTCCCGTGACCACCACGACGCGCACGTCGCTGTCCACGCGGGCGTCGTTCAGCGCCCAGGCCCACTCCGAGATCATCGTGTCGTTGAAGGCGTTCATGCGCTCGGGGCGGTTGAGGGTGATGGTCGCGATGCCGTCGTTCTTCTCATAGAGGATCGTCTCGAAGTCCATGGCGCTCCTGTCTCAGATCTTCGGACTCGGGTTGGGTTGCGTTGTCCGCCTGCGTCCGCAGCCTCGCAGGCCGCGGCGATTGTAGCAAGGGCTCCACCCGCAGGACTCGTTTGCTAGCAAGCCCGACGCCTCTAAGCCGAAACCTGCTTAGATCCCGGCCTGGCGCGCCAGCGCCTTCGGCGCCCTGCAGCGCCAGGCGTCCCGCAGCATCAACTCCAGTTCCGGAAGTTCGATCTCCGGCAGACGCACGAGGACGGCGGGGTAGCCGTTGTAGTGCGGTTCGGTGAAGAACTTGCGCTCGTCCATGGCGAGCAGCATGTTCTTGTCCTCCAGGCTCGCGACCCGCACGGCCACGACGTCGGCGCGGGGCACCCGCGGCTTCTTCGGTTGGACGCGCTCGTTCCACGCCCAGACGAACGCTTTCGCCTTGCCCCTGTCCATCACCGAGAAGGCGAAGCGCCCCTCCTCCTCCCGCGTCTCCGGCAGAGACAGGGCGATCCGCCGCACGTCAGCCTGCGTTGCCATGGTGCTCGATTCTAAAACAGCGGCATTGCGCGTGCGGGCGGCGCGTGGCAGAATTCGCTCTCTTGTCTGGAGGTGACCCGTGGCCGACGCGACCCCGTCGGGTCTGAACGCCGCGGTCCGCGAGGCGTGGGAGGTGAACGCCGCCCACTGGGACGCGCGCATGGGCGAAGGCAACCGCTGGAACATCGACCTGATCCGTCCGGCCGTCGAGCGCGCGCTGGAGCTACGGCCCGGCGAGGTCGTGCTCGACGCCGGCTGCGGCAACGGCCAGGTCTCACGCTGGCTCGCCGACCTGGGAGCGATAGTCGTCGCCTTCGACTTTTCGCAGCGGCTGGTCGAGTTGGCCGGTTCGCGGTCGGGCGCGTACTCCGGCCGGGTTGAGTACCACGTCATCGATGGCACCGACCGTGGCGCGCTGCTGAGGCTCGGAGCCGGGCGTTTCGACGCCGTGGTGTCGACCATGGCCCTCATGGACATGGCCGAAATCGCTCCGCTCATCGAGGCGTCGCGAGGGCTGCTCAAGCCCGGCGGACGCTTCGTGTTCGCGGTACCGCACCCTTGCTTCAACACGACCGCCAGCTCGCTGCTGGCCGAGCGACTCGAGATCGCAGACGGCCGCGCCCGCGTCGAGTACGCCGTGAAGGTACGCCGCTACAAGTCGGGCGCAATCGGCCGTGCCGAGGCCATGTCCGGGCAGCCGGTGCTGCAGTATTACTTCGAGCGCCCCCTGGAGGCGCTGCTCGGCGCCTTCTTCAGACGCGGCTTCTCGCTCGACTACCTAGAGGAGCCGGCGTTTGCGCGGGACGACGCCCCTGAAGGCCTGCACTGGCGCAACCTGCCTGAGATCCCACCTGTCCTGGTCTGCCGCTTGCGGCCGCTGACGTAGGTCTCTATCACATTCGTGCGGACCGGTGTGCCACGGGCGAGGACAACCCCTTGCCCGTGTCGGCCGGCGCTGCCACACTATGCCCGCTGCCAGCCGGCCGGCGCGGCAGTCCCACACAGCCCCGCGTTTACCTAGAAAGGTGCGCTTGGACGCACGAGGAGGCGACGATGGCTTACGACAAACCCATCCCTCATCCCGGCATGCATACGAAGCCCTTCTGGGAGGGAACCAGGCAGGGAAAGCTAATGCTGCCCCGCTGCACGAACTGCAACCGTGTGCACTGGTACCCCCGGCTCATCTGTCCTCACTGCCACTCGATGGAGCTGGAATGGATCGAGGCGAGCGGGGAGGGCACCCTGCACACTTTCGCTGTCCAGCACCGCGCTTTCGGCGGCTGGAGCCGCGAGCTACCCTTCGTCACCGCCTACATCGACCTCAAGGAAGGCGACCGCATGCTCACCGTCCTCCGCGGCGTCGATCCCAACAAGCCCGAGACCATCAAGATCGGCTCGAAGTGCAAGGTCGAGTTCGAGCCCGCCACGGATGAGATCCACATCCCGTTCTGGCGCGTCGTAGAGGAGGCTTAGCATGCCGGCACCAATTTCGAAAGCGGCGGCCATCGTTGGCGCGGCAGAGGCGAAGGAGATAGGCTATCCGGCCACTCCCAAGACCTCGCTGCAGCTCGCGATCGAGGCCATCAAGGCGGTAAGCGACCAGACCGGCATCCCGATCTCGAAGATCGAGGGTGTCGCTAGCGCGGGCGTGTCGGCCTCGGAGCTGGCGGAGCACCTCGGGCTGCACCCGGCCTGGATCGACACGACATCGGTGGGCGGCTGCTCATTCGAGATGCACGTCCACCACATGCTGGCGGCGATCTACGGCGGCATCATCGATGTCGGCCTGGTCGTGCTGGGCCAGGCGGGCTGGTCAGCGCGGCAGATGGGTGGCGGCGGTGGCCGGGGCGGGCCCGGCGGTGGCATGGGCGACAGCCCGGGCACCGAGATGACGATGGCGTACGGCCTCTCCGGGGCGCCGTCCAACTACTCGCACGCCATGACCCGGCACAACTACCGCTACGGCACCACGCCCGAGGACTTCGCCCACATCGCCGTGGTCACGCGCGAGTGGGCCACCCTGAACCCGCGCGCGGTCATGTTCTCGAAGGACACGCACCCCCAGGGCGGGCCGATCACGGTGGAGGACGTGCAGAACTCGCGCATCATCTCCTGGCCGCTGACGCTGCTCCACTGCTGCCTTGTCACGGACTACGGCGGCGCCGTGCTGGTGGCCAACCCGGAGATCGCGCGCAGCCTGCGCACGAAGCCGGTCTGGATTGCGGGCGCCGGCGAGAACATGAGCCACTCCAACATGCTGGAGATGGAGGACTTCACCGCCACCTCGGCTGTCGCCTCCGGGGCAGCAGCCTACAAGATGGCGGGCATGGGCCCGTCTGACATGGAAATGGCCATGGTCTACGACTCCTTCACCATCACCGCCGGCATCACGGTCGAAATGCTGGGCCTGGCGCCCCGCGGTGAGGGCTTCCTGCTCTGGAAGGAAGGTCACGCCCGTCCGGGAGGCAAGTTCCCGATCAACACCAACGGGGGCGGCCTCTCCTTCAACCACTCCGGCATGTACGGCATGCAACTCCTGGTCGAGGCCTACCGCCAGCTCTCGCGCACGGCCGAAGACGGCATCAACGGCATCAAGGGTAAGCAGACCAACGCCCGCTCTTGCGTCGTCAACGGCACGGGTGGCAGCCTCTCGACCACAGGCACGCTCGTGCTGACCGCCGACTAGCCGGGCCTGTTAAGGGCTTTCGAGCCGCCGCGGGCGGACCGCGGCGGCTCGGCTTTTCAGCGAGCCTCTCGCGCGAAGTCAGGATGGCGCGGCCGGCATCCGCGACCGGCGCTGCCGCCATGACTCCGCGGCCTGAGGCAGCGGCCAGGGGCGCGAACTCAAGCCATCCCGGCGAGCTTCGCCTTCACGCGCTCCCAGACTTGCGCCGCTATCTCCTCCGGCGGAAGCGTGCCGTCGACCACCAGCCAGCGGCCCGGGTCGCGCGCGGCGAGGAAGTGGTAGCCCTCGCGCACGCGGGTGTGGAAGGCCTCGGACTCGCGGTAGAAGATGTCGTCGTCGCCGTGCTTGCGGCGGCGCCCGACTTCGACGGGCACGTCCAGGAGCACGGTGACGTCTGGCTCGAGGCCGCCGGTCGCCCAGCGGTTCAGGGTGCGGATCGAGCCGGTGTCGACCCCGCGTCCGTAGCCCTGGTAGGCGATGGTCGAGTCCGAGAAGCGATCGCAGACCACGACCGTGCCCTGCTGGAGGGCCGGCCTGATCACGGTGTTGACGAGCTCGGCGCGGGCGGCCAGGAACAGCAACACCTCCGCCTCGATGCTCTTCGCGGCGTGGTCATGCATGAGCAGTCGCCTCAGCGCCTCGCCGAGCTCGGTGCCGCCGGGCTCGCGCAGGACGAGGGCCTCGCGGCCGGCGTGGCGCAGCCGCTGAGCGAGCAGTTCCGCCTGCGTGCTCTTCCCGGCGCCCTCGCCGCCTTCGAAGGTGATCAGCATGTCGGCACTTCAGCGTGTCAGCATTCTTCAGCGTGTCAGCATTTCAGCATTTCAGCGTGTCAGGAGACAGCATAGCCGGAGAGCGGTTTTTGCTCCTTGGCGCCCAGCGGGAACTCGCGCGGGCGTCGGGACCTGACGCAGCCGGGACGGCGACTGAGACAGCCTTCCGCGCGTAGCTGCCGCCGGTACCGGCTGAGCGTGGTTAGCCGTCAGCCCCGTCGAACAGGCCGTTCGGGTTGCCCTGGCCGGGGAGGATGCGGACGCGGCGTTCGGGCTCGCGGCCGAGGCTGCGAGAGGTGAGGTTGTAGCGCTGCGCCAGCTCGTGCTGGAGGCGGCGGATGTAGGCGCGCTGGGGCGAAAGCTCCACGGGCCGGTCCTGAGAGATGACGGTCTGGATTGCCTCTTCGGCCTCGCTGATCGCGTTGTAGACGGGGTCAGCGCCGCCGCCGCTCTGGTGCAGAGAGAGCAGGGCCTGCTCCATCTGCAGCAGGGTGTTGTTCTTGAGTACGTAGATGGGGATGCCGCGCGCTTCCGCCTCCCGGACGGAGTTGGGGCGCCGCCTGTAGTAACTCCGGTCCGTGATCACTACGTCCGAGTCTTCGAGGCGGTCGGCGACGATAGCGCCTGAGCCCGTCTCCTTGATCGCCTGCATCAGGCGCTTGCGCGAGATCCCGAACGGGTAGACTCGCGGCTGCCGCGCCTCCGCGCGCCGTCCCTGGATCGGCACGGGCGCGGGCATCGCACTGTAGACGCGGGCGCGGTCCAGCGTCTCAGGCTCGATGAGGGCGGCGGCTTCCTGCGGGGTTAGGGTGCGCACGTCGCCGTCGTCGGTAATCTCGCGCACCTCTGGCGGGATGCGATAGCCGCGCAGGATGGAGTCGACTGTCTCGGCGACATCGTGGTGGATGGCGACGCGGTCCCAGTTCTGGATCTCGACCACGGCCTGGAAGGTCGGTGGCGCCTTGCGCTCGAGGATCGACTTCTGCGTCCCGCGACGGCGCGCCTCTTCGTCCCCCAGCGTCACGGACTGGATGCCGCCGACGAGGTCGGAGAGAGTGGGGTTGGCGATGAGGTTCTCGAGCGTGTTGCCGTGCGCCGTAGCGACGAGCTGCACTCCGCGCTCGGCGATGGTCCGCGCGGCCTGGGCCTCGAGCTCCGTGCCGATCTCGTCGATGACGATGACCTCCGGCATGTGGTTCTCGACCGCCTCGATCATCACCGCGTGCTGTTCGGAAGGCCGGGCTACCTGCATGCGCCGGGCGGAACCGATGGCCGGATGAGGGATGTCGCCGTCGCCC contains the following coding sequences:
- a CDS encoding ABC transporter permease subunit, with translation MPLSVFGKGLRDLRWQVFWYGLGFALLAALVVYVYPSYREQLADFDIPEAFEAFLGESADYRTAEGFLTAEFFSWAPILLVIFAIMQGTNMLAGEEAAGTMDLLLSQPLSRTRLLFEKLAAFVAGTLGIVLLTILGWALSTPFTDIEVSEVDLVIATLNLMPITLFFGAFSLMASVSLPSRGQATGVATALAVATFMLNYLASLVDLLEPLRWLSPFHYAATTTVLTNGMDWPKVAVLMALFAAFTAAAVWAFERRDIGVRAAAGLPWSLPWGRRREAEPAGAASEAASAP
- a CDS encoding ABC transporter ATP-binding protein, with product MDQAPAIRFEALTKTYGPVRALDAVDLTVNRGVIFGFLGPNGAGKTTAIRCLLDLIRPNGGRAMLCGLDSRRDSIEVRRRAGYLPGDLRLYEGLTGAQTIELFTSLRQGAVDAAYRRRLLDRLDLDPTKQVGSLSKGNKQKLGLVLAMMHQPEVLVLDEPTSGLDPLVQEEVALLLRDHVSAGRTVFFSSHVLSEVENLCDHVGFIRAGRMVAVEEVGALKGRSLHILEVTFAAPVPPGAFDLPGVREVERRGPVVHLEVRDAIDTALKAIARFEVVDLRTEQPSLEQVFLAYYHDNQPEVPSAT
- a CDS encoding thiamine phosphate synthase — encoded protein: MSAPGGLYVIVDPEACMGRSPVDVARMALEGGASMLQWRDKAREKGLQLDDVRGILRECTARGVPLIINDHADLALVLAASARRVPGAGSAGRPAAGLVGVHVGQKDLPVADVRRIVPAGFVVGASTNNVEEARRAEADGATYVAVGDIFGTMTKRWTRGASPQRLAEVKAAVSVPVFGIGGINSGNVREVMAAGADGVAVISAVCGARDPRAAAAELSSLIAHQRRT
- a CDS encoding enoyl-CoA hydratase-related protein → MDFETILYEKNDGIATITLNRPERMNAFNDTMISEWAWALNDARVDSDVRVVVVTGAGRGFCAGADLRGGSGVAEVAASTETTVSAAAQRNWLRDGVQAVPRAVALLDKPYIGAINGAAVGAGMDMASQCDIRIASENARFGMTYARVGLIPGDGGCWYLPRIVGLQKALELIWTTDIIDAQEALRIGYVTKVVPADKLMEETMAFARRLVEGPAVAIQLSKRLVYRGLDSTLLESLEQAAHAMAIVQSTEDAREGPRAFAENRPPRFTSR
- a CDS encoding class I SAM-dependent methyltransferase, with the translated sequence MADATPSGLNAAVREAWEVNAAHWDARMGEGNRWNIDLIRPAVERALELRPGEVVLDAGCGNGQVSRWLADLGAIVVAFDFSQRLVELAGSRSGAYSGRVEYHVIDGTDRGALLRLGAGRFDAVVSTMALMDMAEIAPLIEASRGLLKPGGRFVFAVPHPCFNTTASSLLAERLEIADGRARVEYAVKVRRYKSGAIGRAEAMSGQPVLQYYFERPLEALLGAFFRRGFSLDYLEEPAFARDDAPEGLHWRNLPEIPPVLVCRLRPLT
- a CDS encoding Zn-ribbon domain-containing OB-fold protein, giving the protein MAYDKPIPHPGMHTKPFWEGTRQGKLMLPRCTNCNRVHWYPRLICPHCHSMELEWIEASGEGTLHTFAVQHRAFGGWSRELPFVTAYIDLKEGDRMLTVLRGVDPNKPETIKIGSKCKVEFEPATDEIHIPFWRVVEEA
- a CDS encoding thiolase, which codes for MPAPISKAAAIVGAAEAKEIGYPATPKTSLQLAIEAIKAVSDQTGIPISKIEGVASAGVSASELAEHLGLHPAWIDTTSVGGCSFEMHVHHMLAAIYGGIIDVGLVVLGQAGWSARQMGGGGGRGGPGGGMGDSPGTEMTMAYGLSGAPSNYSHAMTRHNYRYGTTPEDFAHIAVVTREWATLNPRAVMFSKDTHPQGGPITVEDVQNSRIISWPLTLLHCCLVTDYGGAVLVANPEIARSLRTKPVWIAGAGENMSHSNMLEMEDFTATSAVASGAAAYKMAGMGPSDMEMAMVYDSFTITAGITVEMLGLAPRGEGFLLWKEGHARPGGKFPINTNGGGLSFNHSGMYGMQLLVEAYRQLSRTAEDGINGIKGKQTNARSCVVNGTGGSLSTTGTLVLTAD
- the tmk gene encoding dTMP kinase: MLITFEGGEGAGKSTQAELLAQRLRHAGREALVLREPGGTELGEALRRLLMHDHAAKSIEAEVLLFLAARAELVNTVIRPALQQGTVVVCDRFSDSTIAYQGYGRGVDTGSIRTLNRWATGGLEPDVTVLLDVPVEVGRRRKHGDDDIFYRESEAFHTRVREGYHFLAARDPGRWLVVDGTLPPEEIAAQVWERVKAKLAGMA
- a CDS encoding R3H domain-containing nucleic acid-binding protein, which codes for MTRTITDDLDLLLQALPPHISDPLMRREDKHELLEVVMDLGRVPEARMPGREVVLSEREVSENDIDYVVGRIGDFGEDNRAGIERTLHRISCIRNRRGKIVGLTCRIGRAVFGTIQTIEDIIRGGESVLLLGRPGVGKTTMLREVARVLADEMNKRVIIVDTSNEIAGDGDIPHPAIGSARRMQVARPSEQHAVMIEAVENHMPEVIVIDEIGTELEAQAARTIAERGVQLVATAHGNTLENLIANPTLSDLVGGIQSVTLGDEEARRRGTQKSILERKAPPTFQAVVEIQNWDRVAIHHDVAETVDSILRGYRIPPEVREITDDGDVRTLTPQEAAALIEPETLDRARVYSAMPAPVPIQGRRAEARQPRVYPFGISRKRLMQAIKETGSGAIVADRLEDSDVVITDRSYYRRRPNSVREAEARGIPIYVLKNNTLLQMEQALLSLHQSGGGADPVYNAISEAEEAIQTVISQDRPVELSPQRAYIRRLQHELAQRYNLTSRSLGREPERRVRILPGQGNPNGLFDGADG